The sequence CGTCGGTGGGGCCGTCCGTGCCGTCCGAGCCTACCGACAGGACGACCGTGTCCTCCAGCCCTCTTATCCCTGACGACGCCGCGAGCGCGATCTCCTGGTTGCGCCCTCCCTTGCCGCCGCCCGTCAGTCTGACGACCGTCTCTCCCCCCATTATCACAGCGCAGGGGGGCCTCACCGGCCTTCCGGACGACCGGACCTCGCGCGCGATGGACGCTATCACCGCCCCGGCCTCTCGGGCCTCGCAGTCCAGGGTGGTGGTAAGTACGAGCGGGGTGTAGCCCAGTAGCCTCGCCTCCGACTCGGCCGCCGCGCAGAGTGCGGTCACGCTGCCCGTTATCACAGACGTGACGTCCTCCAGGGACTTCGGCGTCTCGACCCTCAGAGCGTCCATCACATTTTCGCCCAGGACCAGTCCGTACCTCTCCACTATGCCCAGTGCGTCCTCGGACGTGGCCGAGTCGGGCCACGCCGGGCCGGAGGCTATGCTGTCCAGCCTGTCGCCGAGCACGTCCGACAGCACCACCGAGTAGACGTGAGCCGGGGACGAAGCCTGTGCGAACCTGCCTCCCTTGACAGATGACAATCTCTTGCGGATGGTGTTGATCTCGACTATGTCCGCCCCGCAGGCGAGCAGCTCGCCTGTGGTCGCGGCTATGTCGGCTAGGCTCAGCCCCGCGGCGGGGCTCTCGAACAGGGCGGAGCCGCCCCCGGAGACGAGGAAGAGCACAGTGTCCTCCGGCGCAAGGCCCCTGACTGCCGCCAGGGCCCTCTCCGTCCCCGCGACGCCGTTTTCGTCCGGGATCGGGTGCCCGCCCTCGTGGATCTCGAGCCGATCGATCGGCCCGCCCGAGTGGCCGTACTTGGTCACGACCACTCCGCCGCTCAGCCTGTCGCCCAACGATTCGGACGCGGCGCTAGCCATCCTCCAGGCGGCCTTGCCGATGGCGACCAGCACGACATTGCCGCCTTCTCCCAGTCGCTCCAGGAACGAATCGCCCTCGAGGGCCTCGCGCACGGCTCTCTCGGGCAGCACCGCCTCTATCGCCCTGGTAGCTATCTCGAGCGCATCCAGCCTGATCCTCTCCACGGCTCAGCCCTCCTTATGATCTTTTGCCAGCAGCTCCGCCGCCTTAAGTGCTCTCTCCCTGGACGGGAAGTCGCGCAGCAGATGCTCCTCGCTCAGTTCTCTCAGGATTCTACCCACCAGCGGGCCCTCCCGGAGCGAGAGATGCTCCATCAGCTCGTCCCCGGACGGGATTCGCTCCTTCAGGGTCGCCATCCGGGGGAGAAGGCTTGCGGCCGTCGCTCGGAGGAGGGCCGCCCTGTCCGAGCCGAGCACCTCCTCCAGCACCGATGCGAGTGAGAGGCAGAACTCCCAGCCGTGGTCCAGCAGCAGGGAGACGGCCTCGCGCCGGGCATCGCCCCGCCCGAAGGCGCTCCTCTTGCGCACCAGCAGAGTTACCCGCGCGACAACGGCAGAGGGCCAGCCCCATCTGGCCAGCACGGTTCGGACT comes from Synergistaceae bacterium and encodes:
- a CDS encoding glycerate kinase translates to MERIRLDALEIATRAIEAVLPERAVREALEGDSFLERLGEGGNVVLVAIGKAAWRMASAASESLGDRLSGGVVVTKYGHSGGPIDRLEIHEGGHPIPDENGVAGTERALAAVRGLAPEDTVLFLVSGGGSALFESPAAGLSLADIAATTGELLACGADIVEINTIRKRLSSVKGGRFAQASSPAHVYSVVLSDVLGDRLDSIASGPAWPDSATSEDALGIVERYGLVLGENVMDALRVETPKSLEDVTSVITGSVTALCAAAESEARLLGYTPLVLTTTLDCEAREAGAVIASIAREVRSSGRPVRPPCAVIMGGETVVRLTGGGKGGRNQEIALAASSGIRGLEDTVVLSVGSDGTDGPTDAAGGVVDGATARLLVDKGINVHSILAENDSYNALKACGGLVTTGPTGTNVNDLTLLLCGPERPGYASGS